The Methanobrevibacter gottschalkii DSM 11977 genome includes a region encoding these proteins:
- a CDS encoding aldo/keto reductase, whose protein sequence is MKYRKLGNTGVEVSEIAFGAEFLVERPYRDTEVLIKACEEHGINFVDCWMSEPDVRSHLGKAIKPNREKWVIQGHIGATWQNNQYVRTREMDKVIPAFEDFMERFQIDTLDFGMIHYVDQIDDYNEIINGQFIEYVRKLKEEGTIAHIGLSTHNPDIGLLAAQNPEIELLMFSINPAFDMFGPMEDIEEYRKEDAYGDEKLSSINPQRAELYESCEKSGTALTVMKGFAGGNLLSAETSPFGVVLTPVQCIHYALEQKGVSSIFVGVKTVDELLESLKYCEATENEKDYAEILRTAPKHSFEGQCTYCGHCTPCTSEIDISMVIKLFDLAKNHDEVPASIREHYNNLKYDATDCSACGDCEERCPFDVAIVDVMENIQCLFSQ, encoded by the coding sequence ATGAAATACAGAAAGTTAGGAAATACTGGTGTTGAAGTATCTGAAATAGCTTTTGGTGCTGAATTTTTAGTAGAAAGGCCTTATAGGGATACTGAAGTTTTAATTAAAGCATGTGAGGAACACGGGATTAATTTTGTTGATTGCTGGATGAGTGAACCTGATGTACGTTCACATTTAGGTAAAGCTATTAAACCTAATCGTGAAAAATGGGTAATTCAAGGCCACATTGGAGCTACTTGGCAAAATAATCAATATGTAAGAACTCGTGAAATGGATAAGGTAATTCCTGCTTTTGAAGATTTTATGGAAAGATTTCAAATTGACACACTTGACTTTGGAATGATTCACTATGTTGATCAAATTGATGATTATAATGAAATAATTAATGGTCAATTCATTGAATATGTTCGTAAGTTAAAAGAAGAAGGAACAATCGCTCATATTGGATTAAGTACTCATAATCCTGATATTGGACTTTTAGCTGCTCAAAATCCTGAAATTGAATTATTAATGTTTTCTATTAATCCTGCATTTGACATGTTTGGTCCAATGGAGGATATTGAGGAATATAGGAAAGAGGATGCATATGGTGATGAAAAATTATCTTCTATTAACCCCCAAAGAGCAGAATTATATGAATCATGTGAGAAGAGTGGGACTGCTTTAACAGTAATGAAGGGTTTTGCCGGTGGAAATTTATTAAGTGCTGAAACATCACCATTTGGTGTTGTATTAACTCCAGTTCAATGTATTCATTATGCTTTAGAGCAAAAAGGGGTTTCAAGTATTTTTGTTGGTGTGAAAACCGTTGATGAACTTTTAGAATCCTTAAAATACTGTGAAGCAACAGAAAATGAAAAAGATTATGCAGAAATTTTAAGAACAGCTCCAAAACACTCGTTTGAGGGACAATGCACCTATTGTGGGCATTGCACTCCATGCACCTCGGAAATAGATATATCAATGGTAATAAAATTATTTGACCTTGCAAAAAATCATGATGAGGTTCCGGCAAGTATTAGGGAACATTATAATAATTTAAAATATGATGCAACAGATTGCAGTGCATGCGGGGACTGTGAAGAAAGATGTCCATTTGATGTAGCTATTGTGGATGTGATGGAAAACATTCAATGCTTATTCTCTCAATGA